The window GTATTTGGACGAAATCATCGAAGCGTCAGGCCACCAACTAACACACAAAATGCTTTCAATTGGTGGCTCCTCACTCGAACAGCACGCGACCAAAGCGATGGCGTTTGAGCAGGATCCGGTGGATAAGTCTGCACGGTACGCGAGCGGAGAGAGCTTGCAGGAAGCATTACGGAGCGAACCCTGGGACTTTGTTACGATTCAACAGGTCAGCATCAAGAGTCATGATGTCCAGAGCTATCGACCCCACGCTCAGCAGCTAGCAGAGATCATTCGTCGCGAAGCGCCCCAAGCGAAGTTACTCGTCCATCAGACCTGGGCCTACCGAGTCGATGACCCGCGGTTCAGTAAACGCAAGCCGGTCGCTGGGGAACCGGCCTCCCAACAGGCTATGTACGAAGGGCTGAGTGAGGCCTATCACACGATCACCGCGGAACTGTCGGCTCGTCGCATTCCTGTCGGTGATGCCTTTTGGATGGCCGACAACGATACGAAAATTGGGTATTGCGTGTCTCCGGAATTCGATGCGGGCAACTACGAACCTCCTCAGCTTCCCGAACAACAACACTCGCTGCACGTGGGCTACCGCTGGAGCGACCGCAATGGCAGGCCACAGTTGGGCATGGACGGCCATCATGCGAACGTGGCCGGTGAATACTTGGGTGCCTGTGTGTGGTTTGAATGCTTGTACGGCGAGAGCCCAGTGGGCAATAGCTTTGTGCCCAAAAAGCTGGATGCTGAGTTTGCAGCACAGTTGCAAGCGATTGCTCATCAAGCGGCGCAGCAAGGCGGGGATGTGGCCACCGCTCAGCCCAATGAATAAGGCCTCATCCGGCATTTTCGTGGTTTCGGTAGAATTCTCTGCAAAGGAGAATCACCATGCAAGCCAAAGAATTGTATCAGAGAATTTTTTGGAATCAGTTCACCCTGGTATGTGAGCAGCGTTGAACTTGACCAGAAAGAATCGGAGATCTAAGTGAAGGTTGACCACGCCTATTGCGTCAAGTTTTGCGGCCCCCAATACCTATGGTTGCTGGCATAGACGTACGCACCAAAATACTCCAACTCATCTTCGACGATGACAGCGTCCTTCTCCATCGGACACCTTCTCTTCGTTCGCCCGCTTGACAGCGACGGCAAACGCCAAGAAATCCATCGCGATGCTAATCGACGAGATGATTTAGGGTAGGAACGGCTCACGACAACTATTCATTGACATTCTTTTCGTTGCCCGAACCTAGCGGGAAGAGCTGTAGCGTTTTCTCAATTACATGCTGTTGCGTTTGCTGTTCAAAATTCCCTTCGACTTCCAGATATTCCCGGTAGTCCTCCTGCTTTACAGATTTATTCCCGTCGCGACCGACGCAATCGATCGTCATGATTTTTTTCCAGGTGTTTACCATCAGCTTCCGTCGCTTCCTGATATCCGTTGACGATGTGAAGGGAGGGATGATCGAACGGGGCACGTTCGTAGCGTACGTTTTCGTCGGTCAGGCAGAGCAGAAAGAAATGCA of the Allorhodopirellula heiligendammensis genome contains:
- a CDS encoding DUF4886 domain-containing protein, translated to MLRSLLLLILLSHCVFALVPSAIAATPVVQPREPQKHIRILTVGNSFTHNATRYLDEIIEASGHQLTHKMLSIGGSSLEQHATKAMAFEQDPVDKSARYASGESLQEALRSEPWDFVTIQQVSIKSHDVQSYRPHAQQLAEIIRREAPQAKLLVHQTWAYRVDDPRFSKRKPVAGEPASQQAMYEGLSEAYHTITAELSARRIPVGDAFWMADNDTKIGYCVSPEFDAGNYEPPQLPEQQHSLHVGYRWSDRNGRPQLGMDGHHANVAGEYLGACVWFECLYGESPVGNSFVPKKLDAEFAAQLQAIAHQAAQQGGDVATAQPNE